One Pyrus communis chromosome 4, drPyrComm1.1, whole genome shotgun sequence genomic region harbors:
- the LOC137730850 gene encoding FCS-Like Zinc finger 14-like: MENISGKKRPTISLSLFTTFSESISSDKSPNSIKSPRNFQEGVVGLGIVAAMTDLGNPNEVALSDKSPRSSPIPIVSAAKPAANFRGGFCVERAGAVVDELSESYTCVISHFGNNLTSKKVYFDDELSGVVDDPNGGVVVTSGVFYVSPLSVGEVGREFWASDFLSSCYLCKKQLHGLDIFMYRGEKAFCSAECRDKHIRSDDHKEKCRTEALKSLEYSVSPCSSPLVFLSGVAVA; encoded by the exons ATGGAGAACATTTCCGGGAAAAAGCGACCCACAATCAGTCTCTCACTTTTTACTACTTTTTCCGAGTCAATTTCCTCTGACAAGTCCCCCAATTCAATCAAATCCCCCCGAAATTTCCAAGAGGGGGTTGTTGGGCTTGGAATAGTGGCTGCCATGACTGATTTGGGCAACCCCAATGAAGTGGCTTTGTCTGACAAGTCGCCTAGGTCGAGCCCAATCCCCATAGTCTCTGCAGCTAAGCCTGCAGCTAATTTCAGAGGTGGATTTTGTGTGGAGAGGGCAGGGGCTGTGGTGGATGAATTGTCCGAGAGCTATACATGTGTGATTTCGCATTTCGGAAACAATTTGACATCGAAAAAGGTTTATTTCGATGATGAGCTGAGTGGGGTTGTGGATGATCCTAATGGTGGTGTGGTGGTGACCTCTGGGGTGTTCTATGTTTCTCCACTGAGTGTTGGTGAAGTGGGAAGAGAGTTTTGGGCCTCGGATTTTCTCAGTAGTTGTTATCTTTGCAAGAAGCAGCTTCATGGGCTGGACATTTTCATGTACag GGGTGAGAAAGCATTTTGCAGCGCCGAGTGCCGTGACAAGCACATTCGAAGCGATGATCATAAAGAGAAGTGCAGAACCGAAGCATTGAAATCGCTTGAGTACTCGGTGTCTCCCTGCTCCAGTCCGCTCGTCTTCTTATCCGGGGTTGCTGTGGCATGA
- the LOC137731860 gene encoding biotin carboxylase 1, chloroplastic-like: protein MDAIMPICKTVTPTPGLFFGRTREIRSSQCSFMVGNKVNFLRQRAQGAQVSIKSRRHGGALHATCRAEKILVANRGEIAVRVIRTAHEMGIPCVAVYSTIDKDALHVKLADESVCIGEAASSQSYLVVPNVLSAAISRKCTMLHPGYGFLSENASFVEMCKEHGINFIGPKPESIRVMGDKSTARDTMKKAGVPTVPGSDGLLQSTEEGIRLADEIGFPVMIKATAGGGGRGMRLAKEPEEFVKLLQQAKSEAAAAFGNDGVYLEKYIQNPRHIEFQVLADKYGSVIHFGERDCSIQRRNQKLLEEAPSPALTPELRKAMGDAAVAAAASIGYIGVGTVEFLLDERGSFYFMEMNTRIQVEHPVTEMISSVDLIEEQIRVAMGEKLRYTQEDIVLRGHSIECRINAEDAFKGFRPGPGRITAYLPSGGPFVRMDSHVYPDYVVPPNYDSLLGKLIVWAPTREKAIARMKRALDDTVITGVPTTIEYHKLILDIEDFKNGNVDTAFIPKHEEELQAPQHLVPAAAAKN, encoded by the exons ATGGATGCCATAATGCCCATCTGCAAGACTGTCACGCCAACTCCG GGCTTATTTTTTGGGAGAACTAGAGAGATCCGGAGCTCCCAATGTAGCTTTATGGTGGGAAATAAAGTCAACTTTTTAAGGCAGAGAGCTCAGGGTGctcaagttagtataaaatccaGGAGGCATGGGGGAGCTCTTCATGCTACATGTCGTGCTGAAAAAATTCTTGTGGCAAATAGAGGGGAAATTGCCGTCCGAGTTATTCGAACAGCCCATGAGATGGGAATACCTTGTGTGGCTGTTTACTCAACAATAGACAAGGATGCACTTCATGTGAAATTGGCTGATGAATCAGTTTGCATTGGTGAAGCAGCAAGCAGTCAATC GTACTTAGTTGTTCCAAACGTTTTATCTGCTGCCATCAGTCGGAAATGTACAATGTTGCATCCAGGATATGGTTTCCTTTCTGAGAATGCATCATTTGTTGAAATGTGCAAAGAACATGGAATCAATTTTATTGGGCCTAAG CCCGAAAGCATCCGTGTTATGGGTGATAAATCGACTGCCAGAGACACAATGAAGAAAGCAGGTGTTCCAACTGTACCAGGAAGTGATGGATTACTACAG AGCACAGAGGAAGGAATCAGGCTTGCGGATGAGATTGGTTTTCCTGTTATGATCAAA GCCACAGCAGGAGGTGGAGGACGTGGTATGCGTCTTGCTAAAGAACCTGAGGAGTTTGTGAAGTTGTTACAG CAAGCAAAGAGTGAGGCTGCAGCTGCTTTTGGAAATGATGGAGTTTATTTGGAAAAGTACATCCAAAATCCTAGACACATTGAGTTTCAG GTTCTTGCAGATAAATATGGCAGTGTTATTCACTTTGGAGAGCGGGATTGCAGCATCCAG AGAAGGAACCAAAAGCTTCTGGAAGAAGCACCTTCCCCTGCATTGACCCCAGAACTGCGGAAAGCTATGGGTGATGCAGCAGTTGCAGCAGCAGCATCGATTGGCTACATTGGTGTTGGAACCGTTGAATTCCTTTTGGATGAAAGAGGTTCCTTTTACTTCATGGAAATGAACACTCGGATTCAG GTTGAGCATCCTGTGACAGAAATGATTTCCTCTGTTGACTTGATTGAAGAACAAATTCGTGTGGCTATGGGTGAAAAACTCCGATACACACAG GAAGATATAGTGCTCAGAGGACATTCAATTGAATGCCGTATCAATGCAGAAGACGCTTTTAAAGGATTCCGACCTGGGCCAG GAAGAATAACAGCCTACTTACCATCTGGAGGTCCCTTTGTTAGAATGGATAGCCATGTTTATCCTGATTATGTGGTTCCTCCAAATTACGATTCCCTTCTTGGAAAG CTTATTGTTTGGGCACCAACAAGAGAAAAGGCAATTGCGCGAATGAAGAGGGCTCTTGACGACACTGTCATAACAG GGGTTCCCACAACCATTGAATACCATAAACTTATCCTTGATATAGAGGATTTCAAAAATGGCAACGTCGATACTGCTTTTATTCCAAAGCATGAAGAGGAGCTACAAGCG CCCCAACATTTGGTGCCTGCAGCCGCTGCCAAGAACTAG
- the LOC137731987 gene encoding DExH-box ATP-dependent RNA helicase DExH10 — MEESPTPVKRKEPEASEITETPTDESSLKRRHLTRTCVHEVAVPSDYASTKDESVYGTLSNPVYNGEAAKTYEFTLDPFQQISVACLERKESVLVSAHTSAGKTAVAEYAIAMAFRDKQRVIYTSPLKALSNQKYRELSQEFEDVGLMTGDVTLSPNASCLVMTTEILRGMLYRGSEVLKEVAWVIFDEIHYMKDRERGVVWEESIIFMPPAVKMVFLSATMSNATEFAEWICNLHKQPCHVVYTDFRPTPLQHYVFPVGGNGLYLVVDENEQFREENFVKLHDTFSKQKLGDGHRNNKASGRLAKGGTASGGSDIFKIVKMIMERKFQPVIIFSFSRRECEQHAMSMSKLDFNSQDEKDAVEQVFRNAILCLNEEDRELPAIELMLPLLQRGIAVHHSGLLPVIKELVELLFQEGLVKALFATETFAMGLNMPAKTVVFTAVKKWDGDSHRYIGSGEYIQMSGRAGRRGKDERGICIIMIDEQMEMNTLKDMVLGKPAPLVSTFRLSYYSILNLLSRAEGQFTAEHVIKNSFHQFQYEKALPGIGEKVSKLEQEAALLDASGEAEVAEYHKIKLDIAQLEKKMMSEITRPERVLYFLLPGRLVKIREGGTDWGWGVVVNVVKKPSSGLGTLSSRGGGYIVDTLLHCSPGSSENSSQPKPCPPRPGEKGEMHVVPVQLPLISALSKLRISIPSDLRPLEARQSILLAVQELGTRFPQGLPKLNPVKDMGIEDPEIVELVNQIEDLERKLYAHPLHKSQDVNQIKCFQRKAEVDHEIQQLKSKMRESQLQKFRDELKNRSRVLKKLGHIDAEGVVQLKGRAACLIDTGDELLVTELMFNGTFNDLDHHQIAAIASCFIPVDKSNEQIQLRTELARPLQQLQESARRIAEIQHECKLDVNIEEYVESTVRPFLMDVIYCWSKGASFAEVTQMTDIFEGSIIRAARRLDEFLNQLRTAAQAVGEVALEEKFTGASESLRRGIMFANSLYL, encoded by the exons ATGGAAGAATCTCCAACACCTGTGAAACGAAAAGAACCTGAAGCGTCAGAGATCACAGAAACTCCCACCGATGAATCTTCCCTGAAGCGAAGGCATTTGACTCGAACATGTGTGCATGAGGTTGCAGTTCCCAGTGACTATGCTTCGACCAAGGATGAGTCGGTTTATGGAACCCTTTCGAATCCTGTGTATAATGGCGAGGCGGCCAAGACATACGAATTTACCCTTGACCCATTTCAGCAGATTTCTGTGGCATGCTTAGAACGGAAAGAGTCAGTTTTGGTCTCCGCCCATACTTCAGCAGGTAAGACTGCAGTTGCGGAGTATGCAATTGCCATGGCTTTTAGAGACAAGCAGAGGGTTATATATACTTCGCCATTGAAGGCTTTGAGCAATCAGAAATATAGAGAGCTCAGCCAGGAGTTTGAAGATGTTGGATTGATGACTGGAGATGTTACACTCTCACCTAATGCTAGTTGTTTGGTTATGACAACTGAGATCCTTAGGGGAATGCTTTACAGGGGTTCCGAGGTTTTAAAGGAAGTCGCCTGGGTTATCTTCGATGAAATTCACTACATGAAGGATCGTGAAAGAGGGGTTGTTTGGGAAGAGAGTATTATATTTATGCCTCCTGCTGTTAAAATGGTTTTTCTTTCAGCCACAATGTCCAATGCGACTGAGTTTGCAGAGTGGATTTGTAATTTGCACAAACAGCCTTGTCATGTGGTGTACACAGATTTTCGACCAACTCCTCTGCAGCATTACGTTTTTCCAGTGGGTGGGAATGGGTTGTATCTTGTGGTCGATGAGAATGAACAATTCAGGGAGGAAAATTTTGTGAAGCTACATGATACTTTCTCAAAGCAGAAATTGGGTGATGGTCACAGGAATAACAAGGCAAGTGGGAGACTTGCAAAAGGTGGGACTGCATCTGGGGGTTCTGACATATTCAAAATTGTGAAG ATGATTATGGAACGGAAATTTCAGCCAGTTATAATTTTCAGCTTCAGTAGAAGAGAGTGTGAACAACATGCGATGTCCATGTCTAAGCTTGATTTTAACAGCCAAGACGAAAAAGATGCTGTTGAACAGGTTTTTCGTAATGCAATACTCTGCTTAAACGAGGAAGACAGGGAGTTGCCTGCTATTGAGTTAATGCTGCCACTCCTTCAACGAGGAATTGCTGTTCATCATTCTGGCCTTCTACCTGTTATCAAGGAACTGGTAGAACTTCTTTTCCAAGAAGGCCTTGTAAAAGCCCTTTTTGCTACTGAGACA TTTGCAATGGGCTTAAACATGCCAGCAAAAACTGTTGTTTTCACAGCTGTTAAGAAGTGGGATGGTGATAGTCATCGATATATCGGATCTGGTGAGTATATTCAG ATGAGTGGAAGGGCTGGGCGTCGTGGCAAAGATGAGCGGGGTATTTGTATCATAATGATTGATGAACAG ATGGAAATGAACACACTAAAGGATATGGTTTTGGGTAAACCAGCTCCTCTAGTTAGCACTTTCAGACTCAGTTATTactcaattttgaatttgttgagCCGTGCGGAAGGCCAATTCACAGCTGAACACGTGATAAAGAATTCATTCCACCAATTTCAGTATGAAAAG GCTTTGCCTGGTATAGGGGAAAAGGTTTCAAAGCTTGAGCAGGAAGCGGCTTTGCTTGATGCATCAGGAGAG GCTGAAGTTGCTGAGTATCATAAGATAAAACTTGATATAGCTCAActtgagaagaaaatgatgtcaGAGATAACGAGGCCTGAAAGAGTTCTGTATTTTCTTCTTCCTGGCCGCCTG GTCAAGATTAGGGAAGGTGGTACAGATTGGGGCTGGGGAGTTGTAGTTAATGTGGTAAAAAAGCCTTCATCCGGGTTAGGCACACTGTCCTCGCGTGGTGGTGGGTATATAGTGGATACTTTGCTCCACTGTTCTCCTGGTTCAAGTGAGAACAGTTCACAGCCAAAGCCTTGCCCTCCTCGCCCTGGAGAAAAGGGTGAAATGCATGTA GTCCCTGTACAATTGCCCCTGATTTCTGCTCTAAGCAAACTCAGAATATCTATTCCCTCTGATTTGCGGCCGTTAGAGGCAAGGCAAAGTATTCTTCTAGCAGTTCAGGAGCTGGGAACTCGTTTTCCACAAGGTCTTCCAAAGCTGAATCCTGTAAAG GATATGGGCATTGAAGATCCTGAAATTGTTGAGTTAGTCAATCAAATAGAGGATCTTGAACGGAAATTATACGCACATCCACTGCATAAG TCTCAAGATGTGAACCAGATTAAATGCTTTCAAAGGAAAGCAGAGGTGGATCATGAAATTCAACAACTTAAGTCCAAAATGCGTGAGTCCCAG CTTCAAAAATTTCGTGATGAACTTAAGAACCGTTCACGGGTCTTGAAGAAGCTTGGTCACATTGATGCCGAGGGTGTTGTCCAGTTAAAGGGGCGGGCAGCCTGCTTGATAGACACGGGAGACGAGCTCCTTGTTACTGAACTGATGTTTAATG GCACATTCAATGATTTGGATCATCATCAAATTGCGGCAATCGCAAGTTGTTTTATTCCAGTAGATAAATCAAATGAGCAGATACAATTGAGGACGGAGCTTGCTAGACCATTACAACAACTCCAAGAGAGTGCTAGAAGAATAGCGGAG ATACAACATGAATGCAAATTAGATGTAAACATTGAAGAGTACGTGGAATCAACAGTGCGACCATTCTTGATGGATGTGATTTATTGTTGGTCAAAG GGTGCAAGTTTCGCGGAGGTTACACAAATGACAGATATATTTGAGGGTAGTATCATCAGAGCTGCTAGAAGACTTGATGAATTTTTGAACCAG TTGCGTACTGCTGCTCAGGCTGTGGGAGAAGTTGCTTTGGAAGAGAAATTCACTGGAGCAAGCGAAAGCCTCCGGCGAGGTATCATGTTTGCAAATTCCCTGTATCTGTAG